Proteins from a genomic interval of Oceanispirochaeta crateris:
- a CDS encoding ABC transporter substrate-binding protein, translating into MNKLRTILYITVFLLIGMTHIYAGGSQDASVSTVMETGAAKDLFVYGIDGDPTNNVNPITASGRYDLMATKAMFSPLWVFNGPEDLYFYLATDVSASADMLTYTVKLRDDVKWHDGEEFNADDVVFTYKTIVEQPTANGHDVYQFNGKPMKVTKVDDFTVQFTFPTAIPFALEILSAEKFMTPEHIWAGETEFQVNEKNAHPIGTGPYKFSEYREGESLTLVKNEDYFLGEPEIDKVIYRVVLDANAAVVALQKGEIDALAIQPTDVTKFDKNQIGVYPYSENRIGYLSAVLYRENMDNINFRKAILFGINKSDLIKATYVSEDFALNARSFLPEHASYYSKDVETYEYDLSMAKEFLAKSGLKNPQIKIAYLANNPTYETQALLIQANLAAVGIACELMPLDAGAMYNNALYPKTAEFDLFLGGYIMGVDPDNYASLFTSEGGANFSGIKNETIDGLFAAGRVELDTSKRAAIYKELQKEFMDYAFFLPLSENKRILAISNRIGGIDEAKLVPIFTFEDMSKLIEK; encoded by the coding sequence TTGAACAAACTAAGAACAATACTATACATAACTGTATTCTTATTGATTGGAATGACTCACATTTATGCTGGAGGATCTCAGGATGCATCAGTCAGTACTGTCATGGAAACCGGAGCAGCTAAAGATTTATTTGTATATGGCATCGATGGCGATCCTACAAACAATGTTAATCCCATAACAGCTAGTGGACGATACGACCTCATGGCAACGAAAGCCATGTTTTCTCCACTCTGGGTTTTCAATGGTCCCGAAGATTTATATTTTTACCTGGCCACAGATGTATCAGCCTCGGCTGATATGCTCACATACACGGTGAAACTCCGCGATGATGTCAAATGGCATGATGGAGAGGAGTTCAATGCTGACGATGTTGTTTTTACTTACAAAACTATCGTCGAACAGCCTACAGCAAACGGTCATGATGTGTATCAATTCAACGGCAAGCCGATGAAAGTCACAAAGGTCGATGACTTCACAGTTCAATTTACTTTTCCTACGGCTATACCTTTTGCCCTGGAGATCCTCTCTGCGGAGAAGTTTATGACTCCCGAACATATTTGGGCCGGAGAAACAGAGTTTCAGGTTAATGAAAAAAACGCTCACCCTATCGGAACAGGGCCCTATAAGTTTAGTGAATACAGAGAAGGAGAAAGCCTGACTCTGGTCAAAAATGAAGACTATTTTTTGGGTGAACCTGAGATAGACAAGGTCATCTACCGTGTTGTTCTTGATGCTAATGCGGCTGTGGTAGCCCTCCAGAAAGGCGAGATAGATGCCCTAGCAATACAACCGACAGATGTTACTAAATTTGATAAGAATCAAATCGGTGTTTATCCCTATTCAGAAAACAGAATTGGTTACTTGTCGGCGGTTCTCTACAGAGAGAATATGGATAATATCAACTTTAGAAAAGCGATACTTTTTGGTATAAACAAGTCAGATCTCATCAAAGCGACATACGTATCAGAAGATTTTGCACTGAATGCGAGATCCTTCCTTCCGGAACATGCCTCTTATTATTCAAAAGATGTTGAAACCTATGAGTATGATCTGTCCATGGCAAAGGAGTTTCTGGCTAAATCCGGTTTGAAAAATCCTCAGATTAAAATTGCCTACCTGGCTAATAATCCAACATATGAGACACAGGCTCTTCTGATTCAGGCCAATCTTGCCGCTGTGGGAATTGCCTGCGAACTGATGCCTCTCGATGCAGGAGCCATGTACAACAATGCGCTCTATCCTAAAACAGCCGAATTTGACTTGTTTCTCGGTGGATATATTATGGGTGTTGATCCTGACAACTACGCTAGCCTCTTCACAAGCGAAGGAGGAGCAAACTTCTCAGGCATCAAAAATGAAACAATTGATGGACTTTTTGCTGCTGGTAGAGTAGAGCTCGACACTTCAAAAAGAGCCGCCATCTATAAAGAACTTCAAAAAGAGTTCATGGATTATGCCTTCTTCCTCCCCCTAAGCGAAAATAAGAGAATACTCGCTATTTCAAATAGAATTGGTGGAATTGATGAAGCAAAACTTGTA
- a CDS encoding methyl-accepting chemotaxis protein: protein MNSFFSIKFRLYLLMAVFITNSLIIGILVNSYLGIINRHWNHYNAAVVDTEVYFAQLESALGYGGMIHHFKNYILRQDAEYIEKGNISFESFNLSLDKIYSSPELTSEEKTHLEIIKNTMTEYRNALLSAKNLYDQGKTVSETDSIILIDDAPALAAFTWFKENIKQNKEFFHDELSITINKAIYQTVIILIITMIFFLIFAFWILSSITKPLLSIQQITDTVAKGNLSKKIDMNKKNEIGSIANNFDAAITSLRTLVKSVKISSNGSQEISENLNSQMVQTASAVSEISANIESMERQFEKLTDSIGTSSSSLEQIVSNIESLAAEITDQSSAVSQSSASVEQINASIKNVACIAEMKIQAAGNLVVIASAGEEEVSSTNSLITDTSKSVDDILEMINIINDIASQTNLLSMNAAIEAAHAGDAGKGFAVVADEIRKLAENTAENSKRISKTLTHMVNNINETLSLSNKSGLTLANINDEVREVISAFEEIARSTVELSSGSNEILSSSNHLNEITESIRLESQEMNIGAKEINKELKLIKEISKNSLSGIKEIRYGSNEINQSVNFIQEISKENTENISKLIQQISIFTT, encoded by the coding sequence TTGAACAGTTTTTTCTCAATCAAATTCAGATTATACCTACTAATGGCTGTCTTTATTACGAATTCCTTAATCATTGGTATATTAGTCAATTCTTACCTGGGAATAATAAATAGGCACTGGAATCACTACAATGCAGCTGTCGTTGATACAGAAGTTTATTTTGCCCAATTGGAATCAGCACTGGGTTATGGAGGAATGATTCATCATTTCAAAAACTATATATTGAGACAGGATGCTGAATATATTGAAAAAGGAAATATCAGCTTCGAAAGCTTTAACCTGAGCCTTGATAAAATCTACAGCTCTCCCGAATTGACGAGTGAGGAAAAAACACACTTAGAAATCATAAAGAACACTATGACTGAGTATAGGAATGCCCTGCTCTCAGCAAAAAATTTATATGATCAGGGAAAAACTGTCAGTGAAACTGACTCAATCATTTTAATAGATGATGCTCCGGCTTTAGCAGCGTTTACATGGTTTAAAGAGAACATTAAGCAAAACAAAGAATTTTTCCACGATGAGTTATCCATAACAATAAATAAAGCTATTTATCAAACCGTGATCATACTGATAATCACAATGATATTTTTTCTTATATTTGCTTTTTGGATTTTATCATCCATTACAAAACCTCTTTTATCAATACAACAAATTACGGACACCGTAGCAAAAGGGAACCTGAGCAAAAAAATAGATATGAATAAAAAGAATGAAATTGGGTCTATTGCCAATAATTTTGATGCTGCTATCACAAGTTTGAGAACTCTGGTTAAGAGTGTAAAAATCAGTTCAAATGGCAGTCAGGAAATCAGCGAGAATCTCAATTCACAAATGGTTCAAACAGCATCTGCTGTTAGCGAAATATCTGCGAATATCGAATCAATGGAACGTCAGTTTGAAAAATTGACTGATAGTATAGGGACATCATCTTCTTCTTTAGAACAAATTGTCAGCAACATAGAAAGCTTGGCAGCTGAAATCACGGATCAGTCCAGTGCGGTAAGCCAATCCTCGGCGTCGGTAGAACAGATAAATGCATCGATAAAGAATGTTGCCTGTATTGCAGAAATGAAAATTCAGGCAGCTGGGAATCTTGTGGTCATAGCATCCGCCGGAGAAGAGGAAGTCTCCAGTACCAACTCACTGATAACAGATACTAGTAAATCTGTAGATGATATACTGGAAATGATCAATATTATTAATGATATAGCCTCTCAGACTAATCTTCTGTCTATGAACGCGGCCATAGAAGCGGCTCATGCCGGTGATGCTGGCAAGGGATTTGCCGTTGTTGCCGATGAAATCAGAAAACTGGCTGAAAATACAGCCGAAAACTCTAAAAGAATATCCAAGACGCTGACTCATATGGTAAATAATATCAATGAGACTCTATCACTGAGTAATAAAAGTGGGCTAACACTCGCCAATATCAATGATGAAGTCCGGGAAGTTATTTCTGCTTTTGAAGAAATTGCTAGAAGTACAGTTGAATTGTCTTCTGGCAGCAATGAGATTCTAAGCAGTTCAAATCATTTAAATGAGATAACTGAATCAATCCGACTCGAGTCCCAGGAAATGAATATTGGAGCCAAGGAGATCAACAAAGAATTGAAGTTGATAAAGGAAATATCTAAAAACTCTCTCAGTGGAATCAAAGAGATACGCTACGGTTCTAATGAGATTAATCAATCTGTAAATTTCATTCAGGAGATCAGCAAAGAAAACACTGAAAATATCTCGAAGCTGATTCAGCAGATCAGTATCTTTACAACATAA